Genomic window (Salvelinus alpinus chromosome 13, SLU_Salpinus.1, whole genome shotgun sequence):
CAATCCCTGTAAGGGTGATACAATCCCTGTAAGGGTGATACAAAACCCTGTGACGCATGACTCTGTTTTGCACTCCAGCTTTATTTCAAATGATTTATTTCCCTTTCACATGGTATGTGCCATACTTTCACTCAATGATTTTAGTTTGTGACCACTGgtgaatacttttttttttttgtccatttccaGCATCCTTCAACATTGTATTTACCCAACCCACCACTAGAAAAACAGTTTATTTAATTTTCTTTTTAAGCAATCATGCTTTACCATCTTCTAATCCCTCATCTTGTTGCTTTTTGAAAATTAAAAGCTATTAATTCTCACATGCACACAGACCTATCTCATATAGCTTCTAGCTAGACCTACTTATTTCACATTGGATAGTGGTGTCAGAGCTAACAGGCTAGCGCAGATGCTTTGGCTAAGCCAAATGTGGTCTGATTGGTAGGTACTGCTTATTTTATGTTGTGAGTGGAAAGTTGTTTGGTTAGTAAGTTTAGTGCAGAGAATGTGGTGTAGAACTAGCCAATTTTTCTTTAGGTCTGAGTCTTTTTTAAAGGGCTTTAATTGGTGCAGTAGTTATGTGGaataacatatatatttttttaatcgtATTCCTGATGAAACAAAGAACTCAGATGATGCACTTTTTAAGTGTTGAATAGCTTTTTTTAGTGTTGAACTGGATCAACACCTTCAGAACAACCAAAATACCTTTAGCTGTTTGAGCTGGAATAGTTAACTGCTGCTGCTTTCAGACCTCTCAGTGGGTGTTGACTCTGCAGTGACTTATCTGCCTGGCTCTTCTCTCCCCAGTCCTCCATGCGCAGGGCTGTTTTGCAGCTGCTGGCAGTCCAGGGGCAGTATGCTGACATAACCTCTCCACCAGATCCAGCACTACGACCCTACAAGCCAGACACAGATTTATACTCCATCTCACACAGTCCTCCAGCAGACAATTTCAAAAGACCAAAGACTGATCTAACATTTACTGAAATAGACCCCAGTGCTGTACTGACCACAGAACGTACATTTGACAGCAGACTAATACCTGAAGAAGAACCCCTAGAAGTCACTCTAGTCGATCCGTCCCCTGTCTTTAACAGTAAACCTGAAGAGGAGTTATTTGACACTGACAAACCATTTGCAGATCTATCACTTCACCACGTGATAAATACGGAACCGCCAGTCTCTGAGTTATCCGTATCAGAGCAACCAAATCTAATCTCACCAGAACTCTTCGCAACTGGCCTGACTGTTTCAGAAGCAGAACCCTTGGCAGATACCGCCTTGACTGTTTCAGAATTACCTTTATCCGAACCATTTGTGAGTACAAACCCATTTATTCCAGAATCAAACTCATCTGAACGGTCAGCTGCTATGGCCTCTCAAGTATCAGAATTGACTTTACCAGAGCCTCCATTAACCTCTGATGCACCTATCATAGCCCACTCTTCAACACAAGCAGAAATGGACTTTGACCAACTAACGCTAGAAATATCATCACCAGAACGACCTCTAAACACAGACCAAACGACTCAGGAATTAAACCCACCCGAACCTGACAACAGTACAAACAGCCACACTTCCATATCTGAGCCTCAGCTGGCAGAGAGGAGCCAGAATACAGACATAATGTTGCTTTCACGCCCTGAGATCGCCCTCAGCCTGACTGAAGACGCTCCTTTACCAGAGCCACAGCTTGCTGTGAGTACTGGCAGCCCCCCTGTCTCTTACACTCCTCCCCTCACCACTACTCATGCTTTTACAGTACACTGCATGCCCTTATGCACAGGTGCAGCGATCCACCTGTTTTCTCACACGAAGGCTAAGCACATGGTGTGGTGATCACTGTTTCCCTAGAGTGCTTGAATTGACTGACTGTGCGAACCTGCTCACCCCAAAATGATCTCTATTCATATTTGGTCTACAACACTATGTTCTCTTTCTCCATTAAACATTCACATTTGAACACACATTAGATTTTCCCAAGGTGAATACAGTGTTCTGGATATGTCCGTTTTCAGCCGGCGAGGCATTCTTGTTAGTTGATTGGTTCAGTGTTTGAGACAGTGACTTTTCACTGGCGATCTCGGTGACAAGGGAGTGTTTATTCACGCTAGTTGTGGTGTGTGGATCAACCTCGGGAAGTGTAGCTATGTTTTGTCTCAAGGTTGTTCACTCCACCGTTTCTCACTGTTTGGGTCTGTCCTCCTGGCTTGCCCAACTGCAGATCTTGCAAAGTATATTTGTGATGTCTGGTAAAAGGTACGCGTGGAGTGCAACCTCTCAATGTCCTCTGTTTTTATTTTAGGCCGCCAGCATGGTGGCGTCGTCACGTTCATATGCTGATTTCACTCCTGAGGCCACCTTCGACATAAAGGTAAGACAAATAAAAAGTCTTtaaattattttaatttttttagctGATAGTCACTTTTCGCCTTGATCTCATTGTGTGCTCCCTCCTATAGAAAGTTGACCTTCATCGTCTGGAGGAGGGCCCACCCCTGACGGCCACTCTGACCCGGGAGGAGGGGCTGAAGTACTACCGCACCATGCAGACAATAAGACGCATGGAGCTGAAGGCAGATCAGCTGTACAAGCAGAAGATCATCAGAGGCTTTTGTCACCTGTATGATGGCCAGGTTAGATTGCACACAATCACTCATGTATTGTATAAGCAAACGTACCGTCTCGCATGAACACGCAGACGCACTTCATTCAAATATAAACGCTCTGAGATTCTGTTTGTCATTCTATGATAGGAAGCCTGTGCGGTTGGCATTGAGGGGGGTATCACCCTGTCAGATCACCTGATTACTGCATACCGCGCCCATGGCTACACCCTCACCAGGGGCGGGACCGTCAGGGAGATCATGGCTGAGCTCACTGGTGAGTGGACTTGACTCAATCCAATCGATAACTCTAATAGTGCTGAACGATTACTGCTTTTTGAGGTCTGTTTGATTATTAGGGAATAACGGGTTTCGATTTAAAAccaaatatacatttttttacatttacattaaatGCATTATTAAACAATGATTAGAGATTTTTTAGGGAAATGCCAAAGCTAGAAATGGTGAACATTAAATTGCCACAAATTCCATTGTCTTAGTCAGGTCCATATAGGGGGAGGAGGAAATTACTATTAAATAATAAAATATCAGTTCTGTGTATGACTTAGTTTTATGACTTCATAATTTCTCATTCCTAAATCATCTCATCTGCTCAgacagtagcagccagccagacaaCCATTTAACATTCTGTGTTCTGCTCATACTGTGctgtctttagtcatcctatttagctaggCTAGCCTGCCTAAGTATGCTGCATAGTTGTCTGATTAAATAATtttactagttcttcaaagtagatgAGGCATACTTTCAaactttctatccc
Coding sequences:
- the LOC139537003 gene encoding pyruvate dehydrogenase E1 component subunit alpha, mitochondrial-like isoform X1, whose translation is MQKMLTIISNVLRGSASRNGAQVVSESSMRRAVLQLLAVQGQYADITSPPDPALRPYKPDTDLYSISHSPPADNFKRPKTDLTFTEIDPSAVLTTERTFDSRLIPEEEPLEVTLVDPSPVFNSKPEEELFDTDKPFADLSLHHVINTEPPVSELSVSEQPNLISPELFATGLTVSEAEPLADTALTVSELPLSEPFVSTNPFIPESNSSERSAAMASQVSELTLPEPPLTSDAPIIAHSSTQAEMDFDQLTLEISSPERPLNTDQTTQELNPPEPDNSTNSHTSISEPQLAERSQNTDIMLLSRPEIALSLTEDAPLPEPQLAAASMVASSRSYADFTPEATFDIKKVDLHRLEEGPPLTATLTREEGLKYYRTMQTIRRMELKADQLYKQKIIRGFCHLYDGQEACAVGIEGGITLSDHLITAYRAHGYTLTRGGTVREIMAELTGRRGGIAKGKGGSMHMYTKNFYGGNGIVGAQVPLGAGVALACKYLGNDQLCVSLYGDGAANQGQIFETYNMSSLWKLPIIFICENNQYGMGTSVERSSASTEYYKRGDYIPGLRVDGMDVLCVREATKFAADHCRSGKGPILMELQTYRYHGHSMSDPGVSYRTREEIQEVRSKSDPISMLKDRMLSNNMASIEELKEIDIAVRKEIEDAAQFATTDPEPPLDDLCSHIFANDQPFEVRGATPWTKLTSTS
- the LOC139537003 gene encoding uncharacterized protein isoform X2; amino-acid sequence: MQKMLTIISNVLRGSASRNGAQVVSESSMRRAVLQLLAVQGQYADITSPPDPALRPYKPDTDLYSISHSPPADNFKRPKTDLTFTEIDPSAVLTTERTFDSRLIPEEEPLEVTLVDPSPVFNSKPEEELFDTDKPFADLSLHHVINTEPPVSELSVSEQPNLISPELFATGLTVSEAEPLADTALTVSELPLSEPFVSTNPFIPESNSSERSAAMASQVSELTLPEPPLTSDAPIIAHSSTQAEMDFDQLTLEISSPERPLNTDQTTQELNPPEPDNSTNSHTSISEPQLAERSQNTDIMLLSRPEIALSLTEDAPLPEPQLAAASMVASSRSYADFTPEATFDIKKVDLHRLEEGPPLTATLTREEGLKYYRTMQTIRRMELKADQLYKQKIIRGFCHLYDGQEACAVGIEGGITLSDHLITAYRAHGYTLTRGGTVREIMAELTGRRGGIAKGKGGSMHMYTKNFYGGNGIVGAQVPLGAGVALACKYLGNDQLCVSLYGDGAANQGQIFETYNMSSLWKLPIIFICENNQYGMGTSVERSSASTEYYKRGDYIPGLRVDGMDVLCVREATKFAADHCRSGKGPILMELQTYRYHGHSMSDPGVRFDMKWISTD